From the Theobroma cacao cultivar B97-61/B2 chromosome 2, Criollo_cocoa_genome_V2, whole genome shotgun sequence genome, one window contains:
- the LOC18604294 gene encoding uncharacterized protein LOC18604294, with protein sequence MPPRRGRPPLYRSVGRGRGRARLSQPDPVERESAAPTFRAAPAVEPTEIPPPPPPPTATPGVHAMSLEAVQALAAFLNVIMGQAQAGRVPHTVPPAVSPVPPPPPLVPPPVPDVSISKKLKEARQLGCTSFVGDLDATAAKDWITQVTETFVDMKLDDDMKLMVATRLLEKRARTWWSSVKSRSITSLTWIDFLQEFDGQYYTYFHQKEKKREFLSLQQGNLTIEEYEARFNELMSYVPDLVKSEQDQASYFEEGLRNEIRERMTVTGREPHKEVVQMALRAEKLTNENRRMRAEFAKRRNPNVSSSQLPKRGKDTSASESTVSVPVISPRPPLSQLQQRPPRFNRSGMSSTSEKSFGGLNKCEKCGRYHVGECWGVRCFHCDQPGHIRSDCPQLGRATVAAPSPLTHTDMQRRDSSGVHPRQGVTVRSEMGSNTPAQPPLRPLTRSSTRVFAVTEDEARVRSGESE encoded by the coding sequence atgcctcctcgacgtggGCGTCCACCTCTCTATAGGTCAGTAGGGAGGGGAAGAGGCCGTGCTAGACTTAGTCAGCCAGATCCCGTGGAAAGGGAGTCTGCTGCACCTACTTTTCGAGCAGCACCTGCTGTTGAGCCTACTGAGAttcctccacctcctccaccacctactGCTACTCCTGGTGTTCATGCCATGTCTCTTGAGGCAGTCCAGGCATTAGCAGCTTTTCTTAATGTCATTATGGGCCAAGCTCAAGCTGGTCGAGTCCCTCATACTGTTCCCCCAGCAGTATCTCCAgtgccaccaccaccacctctTGTTCCACCACCAGTGCCAGATGTCTCCATTTCCAAAAAGCTTAAGGAAGCTAGGCAGCTGGGTTGCACTTCTTTTGTTGGTGATTTGGATGCAACCGCAGCTAAAGATTGGATTACTCAGGTAACGGAGACATTTGTGGATATGAAAttggatgatgatatgaaGTTAATGGTGGCCACAAGATTactagagaagagggctcgtacaTGGTGGAGCTCGGTAAAATCACGTTCCATTACTTCGTTGACTTGGATAGACTTCCTACAAGAATTCGACGGTCAATACTACACCTACTTTcatcaaaaagagaagaagagagaattccTAAGTTTACAACAAGGGAATTTAACCATAGAAGAGTACGaggctcgttttaacgagctgatGTCATATGTGCCAGACCTGGTGAAGTCTGAGCAAGATCAAGCTAGTTATTTTGAAGAAGGGCTCCGTAACGAGATTAGAGAGAGGATGACTGTGACAGGCCGGGAGCCTCATAAAGAAGTTgtacagatggctttaagGGCCGAAAAACTCACGAATGAAAATCGGAGAATGCGAGCTGAGTTTGCAAAGAGGAGAAACCCGAATGTATCCTCTAGTCAACTGCCCAAAAGAGGTAAGGACACATCTGCTTCTGAGAGTACTGTTTCTGTTCCGGTGATATCTCCTCGACCCCCACTTTCACAGTTACAGCAGAGACCTCCGAGATTTAACAGGTCTGGGATGAGTAGTACTTCCGAGAAGAGTTTTGGAGGTTTAAATAAATGCGAAAAATGTGGGAGATATCATGTTGGGGAGTGTTGGGGCGTAAGATGCTTTCATTGTGACCAGCCGGGCCACATTAGGAGTGACTGCCCACAGTTAGGACGGGCTACAGTAGCTGCTCCATCCCCACTAACTCATACggatatgcagaggagagattcctcTGGAGTACACCCGAGGCAGGGGGTAACTGTACGATCTGAAATGGGTAGCAACACCCCAGCACAACCACCTTTGAGGCCATTGACTCGTTCTTCAACAAGAGTTTTCGCTGTAACGGAAGATGAAGCACGAGTTCGATCTGGAGAAAGTGAGTGA